Proteins found in one Zea mays cultivar B73 chromosome 1, Zm-B73-REFERENCE-NAM-5.0, whole genome shotgun sequence genomic segment:
- the LOC103645653 gene encoding uncharacterized protein, translating to MACQAQCECPCVATGLYIVTFKYKDFPLATGSEVPMSRNNSEEFSTVATVIMVLGSSSRDETSFEATPWLESDCEDDFYSVNEDLTPAGSFASRTSGRNTPPPRPRDLPTLAVILKAEPLKPPPPQRRLGDLLREAQDDDNDNDTAVDGLSRDDSLRMGAEANRCCVPRLAWAISCNGRTQRK from the exons ATGGCATGCCAGGCACAAT gtgagtgcccgtgtgtTGCAACGGGCCTCTACATTGTAACCTTCAAATACAAGGATTTTCCACTTGCAACGGGGTCAGAAGTTCCAATGTCTAGGAACAATTCAGAAGAG TTTTCCACGGTTGCAACTGTGATCATGGTTCTAG GTAGTAGTAGCAGAGACGAGACGTCCTTTGAAGCCACCCCCTGGTTGGAATCAGACTGCGAAGATGATTTCTACAGCGTCAACGAAG ATCTGACGCCTGCGGGATCGTTCGCATCCCGAACCAGCGGCCGGAACACTCCGCCACCTAGACCCCGCGATCTACCGACGCTGGCGGTGATCCTGAAGGCCGAACCCctgaagccgccgccgccgcaaagGAGGCTGGGCGACCTCCTGCGAGAGGCGCAAGACGACGACAATGACAATGACACCGCCGTCGACGGCCTCTCCAGAGACGACTCCTTGCGCATGGGCGCGGAGGCCAACCGGTGCTGCGTGCCGCGGCTCGCGTGGGCCATTAGCTGCAACGGGAGGACACAACGCAAGTGA
- the LOC103644093 gene encoding probable nucleolar protein 5-1 produces MRVREWYGWHFPELTKIVIDNIQYAKVVKMMGNRVNAVNLDFSEILSDEELETQLKEAAVISMGTEVSDLDLSNIRELCDQVLALSEYRAQLYDYLRSRMNTIAPNLTALVGELVGARLIAHGGSLLNLAKQPGSTIQILGAEKVCLLVNG; encoded by the exons ATGAGAGTTCGTGAATGGTATGGCTGGCACTTTCCAGAGCTCACCAAAATAGTTATAGATAATATACAGTATGCCAAAGTTGTGAAGATGATGGGCAACAGAGTTAATGCAGTCAACCTTGACTTCTCTGAG ATATTGTCAGATGAAGAGCTAGAAACACAGCTAAAGGAGGCAGCAGTAATATCCATGGGAACAGAAGTTAGTGACCTTGACTTATCGAATATCAGAGAGCTATGTGATCAAGTGCTGGCCCTTTCTGAGTACAGAGCCCAGCTGTATGACTATTTAAGAAGCAGGATGAACACTATTGCACCAAATTTGACAGCACTGGTGGGTGAATTAGTTGGCGCTCGCCTTATTGCACATGGTGGAAGTTTGCTAAATTTGGCCAAGCAGCCTGGTAGCACAATTCAGATACTTGGTGCAGAGAAGGTTTGTTTACTTGTGAATGGATGA
- the LOC103645654 gene encoding KH domain-containing protein At4g18375-like has product MAKIILHDYPDSLIGSVIGKHGNVINAIRHQTSAKVKVVDPYPGADKRVILVYCYVKHRDIDAEGDDNEPVCAAQDALLRVHNAIVDALQTLHKNHKDSDKKSTEEANILVPASQASNVIGKSGVVIKHLRSTSRAFIKVSPKDPSDPTHSCAMSFDNFVQITGGAEAVKKALFGVSTIIYKHPSKENIPLETSIPDPTPSIIIPSELPVYPASNFYSAQMLLYLLYIQACMS; this is encoded by the exons ATGGCTAAAATTATA CTGCACGATTATCCAGACAGTTTGATTGGTAGTGTCATAGGAAAGCATGGCAATGTGATAAATGCTATCAGGCATCAGACAAGTGCCAAAGTCAAGGTTGTTGACCCGTACCCCGGTGCAGACAAAAGGGTTATCTTGGTATATTGCTACGTCAAGCATAGAGACATTGATGCGGAGGGTGATGACAATGAGCCTGTTTGTGCAGCTCAAGATGCATTACTTAGGGTGCATAATGCAATTGTTGATGCACTGCAGACATTACATAAGAATCATAAAGACTCTGATAAGAAGAGCACAGAGGAAGCTAACATTCTTGTGCCAGCTAGTCAGGCATCAAATGTTATAGGAAAATCTGGTGTTGTCATCAAGCATCTTCGGTCAACATCAAGAGCATTCATTAAAGTGAGCCCAAAAGATCCAAGTGACCCTACACATTCATGTGCTATGAGTTTTGATAATTTTGTTCAG ATAACTGGTGGTGCTGAAGCTGTTAAAAAAGCACTGTTTGGAGTATCAACCATCATTTACAAGCACCCATCAAAAGAGAACATTCCTCTTGAAACTTCAATTCCTGATCCTACTCCAAGCATTATAATCCCTTCAGAACTTCCTGTCTATCCAGCTAGTAACTTTTACTCGGCCCAGATGCTGCTATACCTTCTGTACATCCAAGCCTGTATGTCTTAG